One region of Micromonospora ureilytica genomic DNA includes:
- a CDS encoding Tex family protein, translating to MQAYPLFEGGSSRRRIEIVTQSVHQRIADELGVAERQVRAAVDLLDGGSTVPFIARYRKEATGLLDDTQLRTLEERLRYLRELDERRAAVLESIRGQGKLDEALEAQIMAADSKSRLEDIYLPYKPKRRTRAQIAREAGLAPLAETLLADPGQDPRATAAGFVDEEKGIADAAAALEGARAILIETFAEDADLIGTLREQMWSRGRLVSRVREGQEAAGAKFADYFDFSEPYPKLPSHRILAMFRGEKEGVLDLTMESEEAGEADAVPTGPTRYEAAIAGRFGVSDAGRPADRWLSDTVRWAWRTRILIHLGADLRMRLWQAAEEEAVRVFATNLRDLLLAAPAGTRPTMGLDPGLRTGVKVAVVDATGKVIATDTIYPHEPRRQWDASVETLARLAGAHGVELIAIGNGTASRETDKLAGDLIARHPQLNLTKVMVSEAGASVYSASAYASQELPGMDVSLRGAVSIARRLQDPLAELVKIDPRSIGVGQYQHDLSEVKLSRSLDAVVEDCVNAVGVDVNTASAPLLTRVSGIGAGLAENIVLHRDANGPFRSRTELKKVARLGPKAFEQCAGFLRIPDGDDPLDSSSVHPEAYPVVRRILSTTGQDLRSVIGRSGILRGLRATDFVDDRFGLPTVTDILAELEKPGRDPRPEFRTATFVEGVEKIGDLTPGMVLEGVVTNVAAFGAFVDVGVHQDGLVHVSAMSRTFVKDPREVVKSGDVVKVRVLDVDVPRKRISLTLRLDDEPPATSGGGGGGGGRTSQEGRGGPAQRAPQGGRGSGQSGREGQGGRGGQGGRGGGQQRQGAAAPANDAMAEALRRAGLA from the coding sequence GCGAGCTGGACGAACGGCGGGCCGCGGTACTGGAGTCGATCCGCGGCCAGGGCAAGTTGGACGAGGCCCTGGAAGCGCAGATCATGGCCGCCGACTCGAAGTCCCGGCTGGAGGACATCTACCTCCCGTACAAGCCGAAGCGGCGGACCCGGGCGCAGATCGCCCGCGAGGCCGGGTTGGCGCCGCTGGCCGAGACGCTGCTGGCCGACCCGGGTCAGGACCCGCGGGCCACCGCCGCCGGGTTCGTCGACGAGGAGAAGGGCATCGCTGACGCCGCCGCCGCGCTCGAGGGCGCGCGGGCGATCCTCATCGAGACCTTCGCGGAGGACGCCGACCTGATCGGCACGCTGCGCGAGCAGATGTGGTCGCGCGGCCGGCTGGTTTCCCGGGTACGCGAGGGTCAGGAGGCGGCCGGCGCCAAGTTCGCCGACTACTTCGACTTCTCCGAGCCGTATCCGAAGTTGCCCTCGCACCGGATCCTGGCGATGTTCCGGGGCGAGAAGGAGGGCGTGCTCGACCTGACCATGGAGTCGGAGGAGGCGGGCGAGGCGGACGCCGTGCCGACCGGCCCGACCCGGTACGAGGCGGCCATCGCCGGCCGGTTCGGGGTGTCCGACGCGGGCCGCCCGGCCGACCGCTGGCTGTCCGACACGGTCCGCTGGGCGTGGCGTACCCGGATCCTCATCCACCTGGGCGCGGACCTGCGGATGCGGCTGTGGCAGGCGGCCGAGGAGGAGGCGGTCCGGGTCTTCGCCACCAACCTGCGGGACCTGCTGCTCGCCGCGCCGGCCGGCACCCGGCCCACGATGGGCCTGGACCCGGGCCTGCGGACCGGGGTGAAGGTGGCAGTGGTGGACGCCACCGGCAAGGTGATCGCCACCGACACCATCTACCCGCACGAGCCGCGCCGGCAGTGGGACGCGTCGGTGGAGACCCTGGCCCGGCTGGCCGGGGCGCACGGGGTGGAGCTGATCGCGATCGGCAACGGCACCGCCTCCCGCGAGACCGACAAGCTCGCCGGCGACCTGATCGCCCGGCACCCGCAGCTCAACCTGACCAAGGTGATGGTCTCCGAGGCCGGCGCATCGGTCTACTCCGCATCCGCGTACGCCTCGCAGGAGCTGCCCGGGATGGACGTGTCGCTGCGCGGCGCGGTCTCCATCGCCCGCCGCCTCCAGGACCCCCTCGCGGAGCTGGTCAAGATCGATCCGCGGTCGATCGGCGTCGGCCAGTACCAGCACGACCTGTCCGAGGTGAAGCTGTCCCGGTCGCTGGACGCGGTCGTGGAGGACTGCGTCAACGCGGTCGGGGTGGACGTCAACACCGCCTCCGCGCCGCTGCTGACCCGGGTCTCCGGGATCGGCGCCGGCCTGGCCGAGAACATCGTGCTGCACCGGGACGCCAACGGGCCGTTCCGCTCGCGTACCGAGCTGAAGAAGGTGGCTCGACTCGGGCCGAAGGCGTTCGAGCAGTGCGCCGGCTTCCTACGCATCCCGGACGGCGACGACCCGCTGGACTCCTCCAGCGTGCACCCCGAGGCGTACCCGGTGGTGCGCCGGATCCTCTCCACCACCGGCCAGGACCTGCGCTCGGTGATCGGCAGGAGCGGCATCCTGCGAGGGCTGCGGGCCACCGACTTCGTCGACGACCGGTTCGGCCTCCCCACCGTCACCGACATCCTCGCCGAGCTGGAGAAGCCGGGCCGGGATCCCCGCCCGGAGTTCCGCACCGCCACCTTCGTCGAGGGGGTGGAGAAGATCGGCGACCTGACGCCGGGCATGGTGCTGGAGGGCGTGGTCACCAATGTGGCCGCGTTCGGCGCGTTCGTCGATGTCGGTGTGCACCAGGACGGTCTGGTGCACGTCTCGGCGATGTCCCGGACCTTCGTGAAGGACCCCCGCGAGGTGGTGAAGTCCGGCGACGTGGTCAAGGTCCGGGTGCTCGACGTGGACGTACCCCGCAAGCGGATCTCGCTGACCCTGCGCCTGGACGACGAGCCTCCGGCCACCTCTGGTGGCGGCGGTGGTGGTGGTGGTCGGACCAGCCAGGAGGGGCGTGGCGGCCCGGCGCAGCGCGCGCCGCAGGGCGGTCGCGGCAGCGGGCAGAGCGGTCGCGAAGGCCAGGGCGGTCGCGGCGGGCAGGGCGGTCGTGGCGGCGGGCAGCAGCGGCAGGGCGCAGCGGCGCCGGCCAATGACGCGATGGCCGAAGCCCTGCGCCGCGCCGGCCTGGCCTGA
- a CDS encoding aminoglycoside phosphotransferase family protein, with protein sequence MHADQVDVSVDVVSALVAEQFPRWRGRPIRPLPSTGTVNALFRLGPDIVLRFPLLPSTDPELRAELRREQEHAVLLGGHLPVAVPEPLGLGEPGDGYPGPWTAYRFIPGETAQPDRVGDLDVFARDLADVVTALRGIDTGGRVWSGNGRGGRLAAEDADVRAALAVSGALTDITALTEVWERCRDARRDDPADRWIHGDLMPGNLLVRDGRLAAVIDLGAVGVGDPAVDLMPAWNLFDAGSRETYRRALAVDDATWQRGRGWALEQAINALPYYVETNPVMAGIARHTLRAVLD encoded by the coding sequence ATGCACGCCGATCAGGTGGACGTGAGCGTGGACGTGGTTTCCGCGCTGGTGGCCGAGCAGTTTCCGCGGTGGCGGGGCCGGCCGATCCGGCCGCTGCCCTCGACCGGCACGGTCAACGCCCTGTTCCGGCTCGGCCCGGACATCGTGCTGCGGTTCCCACTGCTCCCCTCGACCGACCCCGAGCTGCGTGCCGAGTTGCGGCGCGAGCAGGAGCACGCCGTGCTGCTCGGCGGGCACCTGCCGGTCGCGGTGCCCGAACCGCTCGGCCTCGGCGAGCCGGGCGACGGCTACCCCGGGCCGTGGACGGCGTACCGGTTCATTCCGGGGGAGACGGCCCAGCCCGACCGGGTCGGCGACCTCGACGTCTTCGCCCGTGACCTGGCCGACGTGGTGACGGCCCTGCGCGGCATCGACACCGGCGGGCGGGTCTGGTCCGGGAACGGACGCGGCGGGCGGCTGGCCGCCGAGGACGCCGACGTGCGGGCCGCGCTCGCGGTCAGCGGCGCGCTCACCGACATCACAGCGCTCACCGAGGTGTGGGAGCGGTGCCGGGACGCGCGCCGCGACGACCCCGCCGACCGGTGGATCCACGGCGACCTGATGCCTGGCAACCTGCTGGTCCGCGACGGCCGGCTGGCCGCTGTCATCGATCTGGGTGCGGTCGGTGTGGGCGACCCCGCGGTGGACCTGATGCCGGCGTGGAACCTGTTCGACGCGGGTTCCCGGGAGACGTACCGGCGGGCGTTGGCCGTGGACGACGCGACCTGGCAGCGGGGACGCGGCTGGGCCCTGGAGCAGGCGATCAACGCGCTGCCGTACTACGTGGAGACCAACCCCGTGATGGCCGGCATCGCCCGGCACACGCTGCGGGCCGTGCTCGACTGA
- a CDS encoding DegT/DnrJ/EryC1/StrS family aminotransferase, which yields MDLIHHRPPVARRSGGPAVTDPVYLSPPDIGALEESYLLRAVRAGRFDPDGPELGAFEREVAARVGVGYALGLSSGTAALHMALLAVGAGPDSVVVVPTLTFAATANAVTYTGAEPVFVDCDAATGNLDVGLLSALLGQLTDAGRRVAAVLAVDINGRCVDYDRLLPLCAASGVPVVEDAAQALGSTYRGRCAGTFGRVGIYSFSHNKIMTTSAGGMLVSDDAALVARARHLATQAREPVPHYEHRDVGYNYRLSTLLAALGRAQLSRLDTMIARRRSLRDRYARLFAAVSGTRILGAGDPGSNCWLTSLVVEPERAGWHAGDLAAHLAGLGVESRPMWKPMHRQPVYADRQVVLSGAADQLFATSLSLPSGSALSDEQVERVIGGIAEFLAERR from the coding sequence GTGGACCTGATCCACCACCGTCCGCCCGTAGCGCGGCGCAGCGGCGGCCCGGCCGTCACCGACCCGGTCTACCTCTCCCCACCGGACATCGGCGCGCTGGAGGAGTCCTACCTCCTGCGCGCCGTCCGCGCCGGCCGCTTCGACCCCGACGGGCCCGAGTTGGGCGCGTTCGAGCGGGAGGTCGCCGCCCGGGTCGGCGTCGGGTACGCGCTGGGGCTCTCCTCCGGCACCGCCGCACTGCACATGGCGCTGCTCGCCGTGGGAGCCGGACCGGACAGCGTGGTGGTGGTGCCCACGCTCACCTTCGCCGCCACGGCCAACGCGGTCACCTACACCGGCGCCGAACCGGTCTTCGTGGACTGCGACGCGGCCACCGGCAACCTCGACGTCGGCCTGCTCTCCGCCCTGCTCGGCCAACTGACCGACGCCGGGCGACGGGTCGCCGCCGTGCTGGCCGTCGACATCAACGGCCGCTGCGTCGACTACGACCGACTGTTGCCGCTCTGCGCGGCCAGCGGCGTCCCGGTGGTGGAGGACGCCGCGCAGGCGCTCGGCTCCACCTACCGTGGCCGGTGCGCCGGCACCTTCGGCCGGGTCGGGATCTACTCGTTCAGCCACAACAAGATCATGACCACCTCGGCGGGTGGGATGCTGGTCTCCGACGACGCCGCGCTCGTCGCTCGGGCCCGCCACCTCGCCACCCAGGCCCGCGAGCCGGTGCCGCACTACGAGCACCGCGACGTCGGCTACAACTACCGGCTCAGCACGTTGCTGGCCGCCCTCGGCCGGGCGCAGCTCAGCAGACTGGACACGATGATCGCCCGACGGCGGTCGCTACGGGACCGGTACGCGCGACTTTTCGCCGCCGTGTCGGGCACCCGGATCCTCGGCGCCGGCGACCCCGGCTCGAACTGTTGGCTGACCTCCCTCGTGGTCGAGCCGGAGCGGGCCGGCTGGCACGCCGGGGACCTCGCCGCGCACCTGGCCGGCCTCGGGGTGGAGAGCCGGCCGATGTGGAAACCGATGCACCGCCAACCGGTGTACGCCGACCGGCAGGTCGTCCTCAGCGGCGCCGCCGATCAGCTCTTCGCCACCAGCCTGTCCCTGCCCAGCGGCTCCGCCCTCAGCGACGAGCAGGTCGAGCGCGTCATCGGCGGGATCGCCGAATTCCTCGCGGAGCGCCGATGA
- a CDS encoding sugar transferase, which yields MSRPYDAAKRVLDVLAAAIGLLLATPVIAAVAFAVLITMGRPVLFRQARPGRHGQLFELVKFRSMTVGGEGGAPANDGARLTRFGRWLRTTSLDELPQLWNVLRGEMSLVGPRPLLPAYLTRYTPEQFRRHDVRPGITGLQQVYGRNSLSWEERFALDVRYVRQRSLGLDLRILLRTVRTVLLREGITASGAATAHEYLGPSELAGAGAGPAEARR from the coding sequence ATGAGCCGGCCCTATGACGCCGCCAAGCGGGTGTTGGACGTGCTCGCGGCCGCCATCGGTCTGCTGCTGGCCACCCCGGTGATCGCCGCTGTGGCGTTCGCCGTCCTGATCACGATGGGTCGGCCGGTGCTGTTCCGACAGGCCCGGCCGGGGCGGCACGGGCAGCTGTTCGAGCTGGTCAAGTTCCGGTCGATGACCGTCGGCGGCGAGGGCGGCGCACCGGCCAACGACGGCGCCCGGCTCACCCGGTTCGGCCGGTGGCTGCGCACGACCAGCCTGGACGAACTTCCCCAACTGTGGAACGTGCTGCGCGGCGAGATGAGCCTGGTCGGGCCGCGCCCGCTGCTGCCGGCGTACCTGACCCGGTACACCCCGGAGCAGTTCCGCCGCCACGACGTCCGCCCCGGCATCACCGGCCTCCAGCAGGTGTACGGGCGCAACTCGCTGAGCTGGGAGGAGCGCTTCGCCCTCGACGTGCGGTACGTGCGGCAGCGCTCGCTGGGGCTCGACCTGCGCATCCTGCTGCGCACGGTACGCACCGTGCTGCTGCGGGAGGGGATCACCGCTTCCGGTGCGGCCACCGCCCACGAGTACCTGGGCCCGTCCGAGCTGGCCGGTGCCGGCGCCGGGCCGGCGGAGGCCCGGCGG